The following coding sequences are from one Rutidosis leptorrhynchoides isolate AG116_Rl617_1_P2 chromosome 11, CSIRO_AGI_Rlap_v1, whole genome shotgun sequence window:
- the LOC139876540 gene encoding AT-hook motif nuclear-localized protein 23-like, with the protein MSNNNLDLTSPSPFSLQTLQNRPDLHLQIPPDSEDETNQHTPGSGSGSGDISGRRPRGRPPGSKNKPKPPVIITRESANTLRAHILEISTGCDVFESIAIYARKRQRGICIVSGSGTVNNVSLRQPAAAGSVLTLHGRFEILSLSGSFLPPPAPPGATSLTIYLAGGQGQVVGGNVVGALIASGPVIVIAASFTNVAYERLPLDDDDQESAAVGGGGEVNHQYQTDPSSMGLPFFNLPLNMTPNVQLPSNTFGPPY; encoded by the coding sequence ATGTCAAACAATAATCTAGACTTAACTTCACCTTCCCCTTTCTCTCTTCAAACCCTACAAAACCGCCCTGATCTCCACCTTCAAATCCCACCCGATTCCGAAGACGAAACCAACCAACACACTCCCGGATCAGGTTCCGGGTCGGGCGACATCTCGGGCCGTAGGCCCCGCGGTCGCCCACCAGGCTCCAAAAACAAACCAAAACCACCAGTTATCATCACCCGAGAAAGCGCCAACACACTCCGTGCTCATATCCTCGAAATAAGCACGGGGTGTGACGTTTTCGAGTCAATCGCAATCTACGCTCGAAAACGTCAACGCGGGATTTGCATCGTTAGCGGTAGTGGGACCGTTAACAACGTTAGCCTCAGACAACCAGCAGCTGCTGGATCTGTGTTAACACTTCATGGAAGATTCGAAATACTTTCACTATCTGGGTCATTTTTACCACCTCCTGCCCCACCTGGTGCTACTAGTTTGACTATTTATTTAGCTGGTGGTCAAGGTCAAGTTGTGGGTGGAAATGTTGTTGGTGCTTTGATAGCTTCCGGTCCTGTAATTGTAATTGCAGCTTCATTTACAAATGTTGCGTACGAACGGTTGCCGTTAGATGATGATGATCAAGAATCTGCTgccgttggtggtggtggtgaagtaAATCATCAGTATCAGACTGATCCATCTTCAATGGGGTTACCATTTTTTAATTTGCCACTAAACATGACACCAAATGTTCAGTTACCGTCTAATACTTTTGGGCCACCATATTGA